The following proteins come from a genomic window of Myroides odoratus DSM 2801:
- a CDS encoding LytR/AlgR family response regulator transcription factor, translating to MNKTLKCMIIDDEEGAHLVLRHYIQKLKQLDLQKSFYNPIEAMEYMYENPVDLLFLDINMPGITGLEMLKALQNPPLVILTTAYKEYALESYEYRVVDYLVKPFDLARFMAAIDNVFSRYKPISETTDAMPKEQETSYILLRVDGDTLKLHYNDITHLQSWGNYVKVFTKEKQYLSPITTTEIEKKLDRNHFMRIHKSHIVALNQIKKISGGQVELERGVILPIGSTYKRELLDKLEE from the coding sequence ATGAACAAGACACTCAAATGTATGATCATTGATGACGAAGAAGGCGCACACCTAGTCCTCCGGCATTACATTCAAAAACTAAAGCAACTCGACTTACAAAAGTCGTTCTACAATCCCATTGAAGCCATGGAATACATGTATGAAAATCCTGTAGACCTCCTCTTCTTGGATATCAATATGCCGGGTATCACAGGATTAGAAATGCTCAAAGCCCTTCAAAATCCGCCCCTTGTTATATTGACCACCGCTTATAAAGAATATGCATTAGAAAGCTATGAATACCGCGTGGTGGATTATTTGGTTAAACCTTTTGATTTAGCGCGCTTTATGGCTGCAATAGACAATGTATTTTCCCGCTATAAACCCATCAGTGAAACAACAGACGCAATGCCGAAAGAACAAGAAACATCGTATATTTTGCTTCGCGTAGATGGTGATACGCTTAAACTGCACTACAACGATATTACCCACCTGCAAAGTTGGGGAAACTACGTCAAAGTATTTACCAAAGAAAAACAGTACCTCAGTCCAATTACAACCACTGAAATAGAAAAGAAATTAGATCGCAATCACTTTATGCGCATCCACAAATCGCATATTGTTGCCTTGAATCAAATTAAAAAGATTTCAGGAGGTCAAGTGGAACTAGAAAGAGGAGTTATCTTACCGATAGGATCGACGTATAAAAGAGAATTACTCGATAAATTAGAAGAGTAA